The Xenopus laevis strain J_2021 chromosome 5L, Xenopus_laevis_v10.1, whole genome shotgun sequence genome has a segment encoding these proteins:
- the LOC108716663 gene encoding adhesion G-protein coupled receptor G4 isoform X15, which yields MKRTPVTSSWTYLQLQDSKIKGVRGIGIISTPIVWPVKQRPVPTEKGSALKEEPDNNNAADFFFTPTQSTLSLSTTFRTTEISKNITVGDQLTQNISSHSNISSLRNMSQLFDQESSKEDISVHQDTEGSGMETVVPSRKMSNISLENVHISNASRTWHNNENTIVGLDKKHAAGISDGLYQTFPNVISHPPHITAHVSHYHLSSDNGLYLDEISDSSVSNSKHTTNSMPRTKVPGLIELENADKASAAESVGLLAKFLTIPVHGTYVLQNIKETKTPFESNVNLLVEQNPSEYSILSSNFASLMLRNKYIHSATTHNKDSISCNSPSSYDLSSYNTVKTEYVSDNLEPAIPVPLPGSLPAQRANMQPLSINYYMGKSLSPSHTIIGQTQGRLRTNYVAESQEGISQEVLKPHDAFLNQQVTDISDSLTPSYDLLHSQWNDNRDALYNSFSSSYDVQFDQWTYTTLPYEEVTSNRKASTKDSYHQQTAQLPFMTKNEEYLEEFDYGVTQFSGDNDFLEEEKLYLVSRNPIIRNSKSKDDVFLNSLVTSSNQIEFLGNEFLAEHSSLYGHQNSNYTPLERESIQDLSPLLNLDSKGKTVYASQTSLSHEERLQMPIYPVYITKTLYLPCTLEKIIISGTNNAAKQNMITNTKFLHPQSKATYLDMNGLKNNKGMFAENLMSNYALENNIFSGNSEDIDIGLSGLSETPPLEHTFNDPLSFITQTAELFPSKGDTLSYPDIKLQTSVSIGRTAVAERQTESIEGSYSHFFEDPFKSASSLVATEWSYWSVEESLKLPTGRVKNTAGVSQMEISVFYKASQPLSSALETVGIASTEITATKGIIDEQSTAQLYASTEEGNYFSGTGPQFSSYASYNQISTEGLHCPCNIFTDLHCLCGQDVTSRGTFYRISITVVNYNLDNESEVQRTVSDWLKQSLQNWSYAVFLLNMSIHQTNSEFVRDARSLLTKSMQHNHKRRARDISNKSFDVWALLVYNNSNNVVLETKTIYDKLLQNNDSIGDGLSLHAVNVYSVEPCMAEEYPSSYFWPNTRPTVIEIIPCPKSSVFNASRKCSVGLHNYSSYWETPNTDNCTDLTVTEDAENAANELLNMTGNGQVLTSEKVNQVVQKLKQIVNDANISASLGSTVVNVFSNLLSSPDDLLAKSSSDALKTIETLALKVQFTGPSVSILSPNLALGVSRVNSTLYTGSSFSVGSNTSSSGFEVNMEKSQNSSLASVVLPSSLLSNLSESDFYTVSRAQFTFFNKSGLFQDSQIASGDQMLISYVVACSIGNITIKNLADPVKIIVKHKSQGTNQEKTCVFWDTERNNGKGGWNTYGCTVVKQESTVNETVCLCNHLTHFGILMDLQRTSQLIDQQNTRILTFITYIGCGISAICTAATLLTYIAFEKIRRDYPSKILMNLSTALLFLNLFFLLDGWIASFGINELCITVAVLLHFFLLATFTWMGLEAVHMYIALVKVFNTYIRRYMLKFCIIGWGLPAIIVSVVLASTHSNIAYGSSSYGQDSRGNGGDEFCWIKSDTVFYVTCAAYFAIVFLMNVAMFIVVMVQICGRNGKRTNRSIREEVLRNLRSVVSLTFLLGMTWGFAFFAWGPVNLAFMYLFTIFNSLQGLFIFVFHCALKENVQKQWRRHLCCGKLRLTDNSDWSKTATNNTKKVSSDNLGKSLSSSSIGSNSTYLTSKSKSSTKPFFKRNSGAGYIFGDRPSVKFTAVDGEQTSILPVHHVIDKVKGYYNSHSDNFYKNIIMSESYSKSTKF from the exons ATGAAGAGAACCCCAGTCACAAGTTCCTGGACATATTTGCAATTGCAGGACTCAAAAATAAAAGGTGTAAGGGGCATTGGAATTATCTCCACTCCAATAGTCTGGCCTGTGAAACAACGACCAGTACCCACAGAAAAAGGCTCTGCATTGAAGGAGGAACCTGATAACAATAATGCCGCAGATTTCTTCTTTACACCTACGCAGTCTACTCTGTCTCTATCTACCACTTTCAGAACTACTGAAATTTCAAAAAACATTACAGTAGGTGACCAATTGACTCAAAACATTTCCAGTCATAGCAATATTTCATCTCTCAGAAACATGAGTCAATTATTTGACCAAGAATCCAGCAAGGAGGACATATCAGTGCACCAAGATACAGAAGGTTCTGGGATGGAAACTGTGGTTCCTAGTCGGAAAATGTCAAACATCTCTTTGGAAAATGTGCACATCAGCAATGCAAGCAGAACTTGGCATAATAATGAAAACACTATTGTTGGACTGGATAAAAAGCATGCGGCTGGTATATCTGATGGTTTATATCAGACTTTCCCAAATGTGATTTCTCATCCCCCTCACATTACTGCACATGTTTCCCATTATCATTTATCATCAGATAATGGTCTGTACTTAGATGAAATATCAGATTCCAGTGTGTCCAATAGCAAACATACCACAAATAGCATGCCCAGAACCAAGGTTCCTGGCCTTATAGAATTAGAAAATGCAGATAAAGCATCTGCTGCAGAATCTGTAGGCCTGCTTGCTAAGTTTCTAACAATCCCTGTCCATGGAACATATGTTTTGCAAAATATCAAAGAAACAAAGACCCCATTTGAGTCTAACGTTAATCTGCTAGTAGAACAGAATCCTTCTGAATACAGCATTCTCTCATCTAATTTTGCATCTCTTATGCtaagaaataaatacatacattcagCAACCACACACAACAAAGATAGCATTTCATGCAACTCCCCCTCCAGCTATGATCTTTCTAGTTACAATACTGTAAAAACTGAATATGTTTCAGATAACCTAGAGCCTGCCATACCAGTTCCTCTGCCAGGGAGTTTGCCAGCCCAAAGAGCAAATATGCAGCCGCTTTCCATAAACTACTATATGGGCAAATCTCTCAGTCCTTCACATACTATTATTGGCCAAACTCAAGGGCGTTTACGCACTAATTATGTAGCAGAATCACAAGAAGGGATTTCTCAGGAAGTATTAAAACCCCATGATGCCTTTTTGAACCAGCAAGTTACAGACATTTCAGATTCTCTGACACCAAGTTATGATCTCCTGCATTCACAGTGGAATGACAACAGAGATGCTCTTTATAATTCATTTTCATCAAGTTATGATGTACAGTTTGATCAGTGGACGTATACAACATTACCATATGAAGAAGTAACAAGTAACAGGAAAGCTTCAACTAAGGATTCATATCACCAACAAACTGCACAGCTACCATTTATGACAAAAAACGAGGAATATTTAGAAGAGTTTGATTATGGTGTGACGCAGTTTTCAGGTGATAATGATTTTTTAGAAGAAGAGAAATTGTATTTAGTCTCAAGAAATCCAATTATTAGAAATTCAAAAAGCAAAGATGATGTCTTTCTAAATTCTTTAGTAACTTCCTCAAACCAAATTGAATTTCTGGGAAATGAATTTCTTGCAGAACATAGTAGTTTATATGGACACCAAAATAGTAACTATACCCCTTTAGAAAGAGAAAGCATACAGGATTTATCACCACTTCTCAATCTGGACAGTAAAGGGAAAACTGTCTATGCATCTCAAACTAGTTTAAGTCATGAAGAAAGACTACAGATGCCTATTTACCCTGTTTATATCACCAAAACACTTTATCTACCCTGTACCTTGGAAAAAATTATTATCTCAGGCACGAACAATGCAGCTAAACAAAACATGATTACAAATACAAAATTTCTACACCCTCAGAGTAAAGCAACCTATCTAGATatgaatggtttaaaaaataacaaaggtaTGTTTGCAGAAAATCTAATGTCTAATTATGCACTggaaaataacatattttctgGCAACTCTGAAGACATAGACATTGGGCTCAGTGGGCTATCTGAAACCCCTCCGTTGGAGCACACTTTTAATGACCCTTTGTCTTTCATCACTCAAACTGCAGAACTCTTTCCTTCCAAAGGAGATACACTATCCTATCCTGACATTAAGTTACAAACTTCTGTTAGCATTGGGAGAACAGCAGTTGCTGAAAGACAAACAGAATCTATAGAAGGttcatattcacattttttcGAAGATCCTTTCAAAAGTGCAAGCTCACTTGTGGCTACTGAGTGGTCTTACTGGTCAGTGGAAGAATCTTTAAAACTGCCAACTGGGCGTGTAAAAAATACAGCTGGAGTGTCACAGATGGAAATTTCAGTGTTCTATAAAGCATCCCAGCCACTTAGTTCAGCTTTGGAAACTGTAGGAATCGCTAGTACTGAGATAACAGCAACCAAAGGCATAATAGATGAACAAAGCACTGCACAGTTATATGCCTCTACAGAAGAAGGAAATTATTTCAGTGGAACTGGTCCTCAGTTCAGCAGCTATGCATCATATAATCAAATATCAACTGAAGGTCTTCATTGTCCTTGCAACATTTTCACAGATTTACACTGTTTGTGTGGACAGGATGTTACCAGCC GTGGAACATTTTACAGGATCTCCATAACTGTTGTCAACTACAATCTTGATAATGAATCAGAAGTGCAGCGTACAGTATCAGACTGG ttGAAGCAATCGTTGCAGAACTGGAGTTACGCTGTCTTTCTATTAAACATGAG CATTCATCAGACCAACTCAGAATTTGTCAGAGATGCTCGGAGCCTTCTcacaaaaag TATGCAGCACAACCATAAAAGACGTGCCAGGGATATCAGCAATAAAAG CTTTGATGTTTGGGCTCTTTTGGTGTATAACAACAGCAATAATGTTGTCTTGGAAACAAAAACTATTTATgacaaattgttacaaaataatgACAGCATTGGGGATGGATTGAGTCTTCATGCAGTTAATGTCTATTCAGTTG AACCATGTATGGCCGAAGAATACCCATCTTCATACTTTTGGCCAAATACAAGGCCGACTGTGATTGAAATAATCCCCTGCCCAAAGAGCAGTGTGTTTAATGCATCTAGGAAATG ctcagTTGGCTTACACAATTATAGCTCCTATTGGGAAACTCCAAATACAGATAATTGCACGG ATCTCACCGTGACAGAAGATGCAGAAAATGCGGCAAATGAACTGCTGAATATGACTGGAAATGGCCAGGTCCTGACTTCAGAGAAAGTTAATCAAGTTGttcaaaaactaaaacaaatagtCAATGATGCCAATATCAGTGCCAGTCTTGGCTCAACTGTAGTAAATGTTTTTTCTAATCTCCTAAGCAGTCCAGATGACTTACTGGCTAAATCCTCTTCTGA CGCCCTCAAAACAATCGAAACCTTGGCATTAAAGGTCCAATTCACAGGACCATCTGTCAGTATTTTATCACCAAACTTGGCTTTAGGAGTGTCAAGAGTGAATTCTACCTTATACACTGGTTCATCTTTTAGCGTTGGATCAAATACCAGCAGTTCGGGGTttgag GTTAACATGGAGAAATCCCAAAACAGTTCATTGGCTTCTGTTGTTTTACCCTCAAGCCTGTTGTCAAATTTAAGTGAAAGTGATTTCTACACAGTTTCGAGAGCTCAGTTCACTTTCTTCAATAAGTCcggactttttcag GATTCCCAAATTGCCTCAGGGGACCAGATGCTCATCAGCTACGTTGTAGCGTGCAGTATTGGAAATATTACTATCAAGAACCTTGCGGATCCAGTCAAAATTATAGTCAAGCACAAATCACAAGGG ACAAATCAAGAGAAAACCTGCGTTTTCTGGGACACAGAAAGAAACA ATGGTAAAGGTGGCTGGAACACATATGGCTGCACTGTGGTTAAACAGGAATCCACCGTGAATGAAACAGTCTGTTTGTGCAACCACCTCACACATTTTGGAATACTGATG GATCTTCAAAGGACAAGTCAACTTATCGATCAGCAAAATACTAGAATCCTTACCTTTATAACGTACATTGGCTGTGGAATATCTGCAATCTGTACAGCTGCCACCCTTCTGACCTACATTGCATTTGA aaaaattaGGCGTGATTACCCCTCCAAGATCCTCATGAACTTAAGTACTGCATTGCTCTTTCTGAACCTTTTCTTCCTCTTGGATGGTTGGATTGCGTCCTTTGGAATCAATGAACTCTGCATAACGGTGGCTGTCCTACTGCATTTCTTTTTGCTGGCTACATTCACATGGATGGGGCTGGAGGCTGTGCACATGTATATTGCTCTGGTTAAGGTTTTCAACACATACATCCGGAGATATATGTTAAAATTCTGCATTATTGGCTGGG GCTTACCAGCTATAATTGTTTCTGTGGTCCTTGCAAGTACGCACAGCAATATTGCTTATGGAAGTAGCAGTTATGGCCAAGACAGTCGTGGAAACGGAGGTGATGAATT ctgcTGGATTAAAAGTGATACGGTATTCTATGTGACCTGTGCTGCCTATTTTGCCATTGTGTTCCTGATGAACGTAGCCATGTTCATTGTGGTGATGGTACAGATCTGTGGAAGAAATGGAAAAAGAACTAACCGAAGCATTCGAGAGGAGGTTCTGCGAAACCTGCGTAGTGTTGTCAGCCTCACCTTCCTCCTAGgaatgacctggggttttgcTTTTTTCGCTTGGGGTCCAGTTAATCTTGCTTTCATGTATTTGTTTACAATTTTCAACTCGCTACAAG gtttatttatatttgtattccaCTGTGCTTTGAAGGAAAATGTACAGAAACAGTGGAGACGGCATCTGTGCTGTGGAAAACTTCGTCTGACAGACAATTCTG ACTGGAGTAAAACAGCAACTAACAATACAAAGAAGGTCAGCTCCGATAATTTGGGGAAGTCCCTTTCCTCGAGCTCTATAGGCTCAAATTCCACATACTTGACATCAAAATCTAAGTCCAGCACTAAACCATTCTTTAAAAGAAACAGTGGCGCCG GTTACATTTTTGGCGACAGACCCTCAGTTAAATTTACAGCAGTGGATGGCGAGCAGACATCAATTCTTCCTGTTCATCACGTTATTGACAAAGTCAAAGGGTACTATAATTCCCATTCTGACAACTTCTACAAGAACATCATCATGTCAGAATCATACAGCAAAAGCACCAAGTTCTAA